The DNA segment GATTATTAAACTGCAAGCCAATAACGCGTTGCGATAAAATTTCCACTATTTTACATAATTAAATAAATTTGAATGCGAATAAATTTCATCAGTGAGCATTTAACCTTGACATATGGCGACCGATACCGGTATGAGGCGCTTCCCTTTTAGCACCATTATTTATGGTAAGAGTTTACATTTGAGGGCGCAGGTATGCCGACAATAAATCAATTAGTACGCCAAGGGCGTACAAGAGTAATTGCAAAAAATAAAGCACCGGCGCTACAGGCTTGCCCGCAAAAACGCGGTGTCTGTGTGCGTGTTTATACAACGACACCTAAGAAGCCCAATTCAGCCTTGCGCAAGGTTGCTCGTGTGCGCCTAACTAATGGTTTTGAAGTAACTACTTATATCCCAGGTGTAGGCCACAACCTTCAAGAGCACTCGGTAGTGTTGCTGCGTGGCGGTCGTGTTAAAGACTTGCCAGGTGTTCGTTATCATATAATTCGTGGCACACTTGACGCCACTGGTGTTGAAGGCCGTCGTCAAGGGCGTTCTAAATACGGCGCTAAGCGTCCTAATTAAGTCAGGGTTGGAGGTTTTTTAAATGCCACGTCGTCGTGAAGTTCCAAAGCGTAGAATCAATCCTGATCCAAAATTTGGGGATCGAACGCTCGCAAAATTTATGAATGTGTTAATGTTCAAGGGTAAAAAATCAATCTCTGAGCGTATTATGTATAAGTCATTTAATATTTTAGCCGAGCGCAGCAATGGTGAAGAACCATTAAGACTTTTTAAAAAAGCGCTCGA comes from the Deltaproteobacteria bacterium genome and includes:
- a CDS encoding 30S ribosomal protein S12; translated protein: MPTINQLVRQGRTRVIAKNKAPALQACPQKRGVCVRVYTTTPKKPNSALRKVARVRLTNGFEVTTYIPGVGHNLQEHSVVLLRGGRVKDLPGVRYHIIRGTLDATGVEGRRQGRSKYGAKRPN